The Congregibacter litoralis KT71 genome contains a region encoding:
- the speB gene encoding agmatinase yields the protein MSEFNQPLSGNEMPRFGGIASMFRLPVQLSGEGLDIAVLGVPLDCGTSNRAGSRYGPRQIRAESVLVRPYGMATRAAPFDSFQVADTGDVALNTYNLEKSIAIIEKHFDGVLATGAKTLAMGGDHTITLPILRAQAKIHGPLAVVHVDAHADMNDHMFGEEVTHGTIFRRAIEEGLIDPQKMVQIGLRATGYAADDFDWARQRGVRVVPAEECWYQSLEPLMQEVREQIGADHPVYLSFDIDGLDPSVAPGTGTPEPAGLMTSQGLEIIRGVFGTNLVGADLVEVSPPYDTTGNTSLLAANLMFEMLCSFPGCQRRD from the coding sequence TTGAGCGAATTCAACCAACCCCTTTCGGGGAACGAGATGCCCCGTTTCGGCGGTATCGCCAGTATGTTTCGTCTGCCCGTGCAGCTGTCCGGCGAGGGACTGGATATTGCAGTGCTGGGAGTGCCCCTGGATTGTGGCACCAGTAATCGTGCAGGGTCCCGCTATGGACCCCGTCAAATTCGCGCAGAGTCCGTATTGGTGCGCCCCTATGGCATGGCAACAAGGGCAGCGCCCTTTGATTCCTTTCAGGTGGCGGATACCGGCGATGTAGCCCTCAATACCTACAACCTCGAAAAGTCCATCGCGATCATCGAAAAGCATTTTGACGGCGTGCTCGCCACCGGTGCAAAAACCCTGGCGATGGGCGGCGACCACACCATCACCCTGCCTATTCTTCGTGCCCAGGCAAAGATCCATGGCCCCTTGGCGGTGGTGCACGTGGATGCCCATGCAGATATGAATGACCACATGTTCGGCGAGGAGGTGACTCACGGTACGATTTTTCGGCGGGCCATCGAAGAGGGCCTCATCGATCCGCAGAAAATGGTGCAGATCGGGCTTCGTGCCACGGGCTATGCCGCCGATGATTTTGACTGGGCGCGCCAGCGGGGCGTCCGGGTCGTGCCGGCGGAAGAATGCTGGTATCAGTCCCTGGAGCCACTTATGCAGGAGGTCCGCGAACAGATCGGTGCGGACCATCCGGTGTATCTGAGCTTTGACATCGATGGGCTGGATCCATCGGTGGCGCCGGGAACGGGGACGCCGGAACCCGCGGGGCTTATGACCTCCCAGGGGCTGGAGATCATTCGCGGAGTCTTTGGAACCAACCTTGTGGGTGCAGATCTCGTCGAGGTCTCACCGCCCTACGACACGACCGGCAACACCTCGCTCCTCGCTGCAAATCTCATGTTCGAAATGCTGTGTAGTTTTCCCGGCTGTCAGCGACGGGATTGA
- a CDS encoding NAD-dependent succinate-semialdehyde dehydrogenase produces MTLPLSDMSLLRDGAYINGQWTQADDGKTLSILNPASGDEIISIASVGVNETRRAIEAADKAMADWKRLPAKSRAQILRRWFELIMEHQEDLAILMTAEQGKPLAESRGEVAYGASYVEWFGEEAKRLYGDVIPGPSEDKRIVCIKQPVGVVAAITPWNFPIAMITRKAAPALAAGCTIVIKPASETPLCALALAELAERAGIPAGVLNVVAGSAREIGGELTANATVRKLTFTGSTPIGKVLEAQCADTMKKTSMELGGNAPFIVFDDADLDSAVEGAMISKYRNAGQTCVCSNRIFVQSAIYDAFVEKLVEKASSLKVGDGMEDGIALGPLVNAKAAVDVDELVQASIASGAKVALGGGPHELGGSFYQPTVLTEVDSSMAVFRNEIFGPVAPIVRFDTEEEVIAMANDTEFGLASYFYTRDIGRVWRVGEALEYGIVGINEGIISNEMAPFGGVKESGSGREGSLYGMDDYVEIKYMLMGGL; encoded by the coding sequence ATGACACTTCCGCTCTCGGACATGTCTTTACTGCGCGACGGCGCATACATTAACGGCCAGTGGACCCAGGCAGACGACGGTAAGACCTTGAGCATTCTCAATCCTGCCAGCGGTGATGAAATCATCAGCATTGCCAGCGTCGGTGTTAATGAGACGCGCAGAGCCATCGAGGCGGCAGATAAGGCCATGGCCGACTGGAAACGCCTCCCCGCAAAAAGCCGCGCGCAGATTCTCCGCCGCTGGTTTGAGCTGATTATGGAACATCAGGAAGACCTCGCCATTCTCATGACTGCCGAGCAGGGCAAACCCCTCGCGGAATCCCGGGGAGAGGTGGCCTACGGCGCCTCCTATGTCGAATGGTTCGGCGAAGAAGCCAAACGACTTTACGGCGATGTGATTCCGGGCCCCAGCGAGGACAAACGCATCGTCTGCATTAAACAGCCCGTGGGTGTCGTGGCGGCGATCACGCCCTGGAACTTCCCCATCGCCATGATTACCCGTAAGGCCGCACCGGCCCTGGCCGCGGGATGCACCATCGTTATCAAACCCGCGAGTGAAACCCCGCTCTGCGCCCTGGCATTGGCAGAGCTCGCCGAGCGTGCCGGCATCCCCGCGGGCGTTCTGAATGTAGTGGCCGGTTCTGCCCGGGAAATCGGCGGTGAACTCACCGCCAATGCCACGGTTCGCAAACTGACCTTCACAGGCTCCACACCCATCGGCAAAGTCCTGGAAGCCCAGTGTGCCGACACCATGAAAAAAACCTCCATGGAACTTGGCGGCAACGCGCCCTTCATCGTGTTCGATGATGCCGATCTGGATTCCGCCGTCGAAGGGGCCATGATTTCCAAATACCGTAATGCGGGACAGACCTGCGTCTGCTCAAACCGTATTTTCGTGCAGAGTGCGATCTACGATGCCTTCGTCGAAAAGCTCGTGGAGAAAGCCAGCTCATTGAAGGTAGGCGATGGCATGGAGGACGGAATCGCCCTCGGGCCCCTGGTTAATGCCAAGGCTGCCGTGGACGTGGACGAACTAGTGCAGGCATCGATTGCCAGTGGGGCTAAAGTGGCTCTTGGAGGCGGCCCCCACGAGCTTGGTGGCAGCTTTTACCAACCCACGGTGCTCACGGAAGTCGACAGCAGCATGGCCGTGTTCCGCAACGAGATCTTCGGCCCCGTTGCTCCCATCGTGCGCTTCGACACGGAAGAAGAAGTCATCGCAATGGCCAACGACACGGAGTTTGGTCTGGCGTCTTACTTTTACACCCGGGACATTGGCCGCGTATGGCGCGTAGGTGAAGCCCTGGAGTACGGCATCGTGGGCATCAACGAGGGCATCATCTCCAACGAAATGGCGCCCTTTGGAGGCGTCAAGGAATCCGGTTCCGGTCGCGAGGGCTCCCTCTACGGTATGGATGACTACGTGGAAATCAAGTACATGCTCATGGGGGGGCTCTGA
- the pspF gene encoding phage shock protein operon transcriptional activator — MRSPNNMLGESASLAAALDHLSQLAGIQRPVLVLGERGTGKELAAERLHYLSSRWDAPFIKVNCASMAETLLESELFGHEAGAFTGASKLHVGRFERADGGTLLLDEIGTMSPRLQEKLLRLIEYGEFERVGGQRTLSVDVRVVGSTNADLRAMAAAQSFRADLLDRLSFDVVHMPALRHRDDDVFLLARHFAVEMSAELSWEQFPGFTPAALHALAEHSWPGNVRELKNVIERSLHRWADQDNAVETLVIDPFESPWSDALPLQDQPAASVGSVTADSARPAQKHSGPGPEAINEEGSINLRERVDAYERSLLISALEQQDFNQRRSAESLGLSYDQLRGLVRKHKLSTRRRKN; from the coding sequence ATGCGATCTCCAAACAATATGCTGGGTGAATCGGCGTCTCTGGCTGCCGCTCTCGATCATCTCTCGCAGCTCGCGGGCATCCAACGTCCGGTGCTGGTGCTGGGTGAGCGAGGCACCGGCAAAGAGCTTGCCGCAGAGCGTCTTCACTATCTATCGAGCCGATGGGACGCCCCCTTTATCAAGGTCAATTGCGCCTCCATGGCCGAAACACTGCTCGAAAGCGAGCTCTTCGGGCACGAAGCCGGTGCCTTTACGGGTGCGTCGAAACTCCACGTGGGGCGCTTTGAACGCGCCGATGGCGGCACCCTGCTCCTGGACGAGATCGGCACCATGTCCCCTCGCCTCCAGGAGAAACTTCTCCGCCTTATCGAATACGGTGAATTCGAGCGCGTTGGGGGGCAGCGCACCCTTAGCGTCGATGTACGCGTCGTAGGCTCTACCAATGCCGACCTGAGAGCCATGGCTGCGGCACAGAGCTTCCGGGCAGACCTCCTGGACCGTCTGAGCTTTGACGTGGTGCATATGCCCGCACTTCGCCACCGTGACGACGACGTCTTCTTACTCGCACGACACTTCGCCGTGGAAATGAGTGCCGAGCTGAGCTGGGAGCAATTTCCCGGCTTCACGCCGGCGGCCTTGCACGCCCTGGCCGAGCATTCCTGGCCCGGTAACGTCCGCGAGCTCAAAAACGTCATCGAACGCTCCCTGCACCGCTGGGCTGATCAGGACAATGCGGTAGAGACCCTGGTCATCGATCCCTTCGAAAGTCCCTGGTCCGACGCCCTCCCCCTCCAGGACCAACCGGCTGCATCGGTGGGTTCGGTCACGGCGGACTCTGCCCGGCCGGCACAAAAGCACTCTGGGCCCGGCCCGGAAGCTATCAACGAGGAGGGATCGATCAATCTTCGTGAGCGCGTAGACGCTTACGAGCGATCCCTGCTTATCTCAGCGCTGGAACAACAGGACTTTAACCAGCGACGTAGCGCCGAGTCCCTGGGGCTGAGCTACGACCAACTGCGGGGCCTGGTGCGCAAACACAAGCTGAGCACCCGGCGCCGCAAAAATTAG
- the pspA gene encoding phage shock protein PspA, whose product MGIFSRMSDIINSNISALLDQAEDPEKLIRLIIQEMEDTLVEVRSSSARVLADRKAATRRVEQLQAEADSWEQKAKLAISKGREDLARAALQEKREIEEELEAVSAELAATDEHIAQLNDEIGKLQAKLNDAKAKKKALVMRTQTVESRIKVKRQVNRDALDQAFGRFEHFERRMDNLESQLEVMDMGKDVAPSLAAEINALEQDEKITAELDRLKAELGGSDAPKDA is encoded by the coding sequence ATGGGTATATTTTCGCGAATGAGCGACATCATTAACTCAAACATCAGCGCGTTGCTGGATCAGGCTGAGGATCCGGAGAAGCTGATCCGTCTCATCATTCAGGAGATGGAAGACACCCTCGTAGAGGTTCGCAGCTCTTCCGCCCGGGTGTTAGCGGATCGCAAGGCGGCGACGCGCCGCGTGGAGCAGCTCCAGGCCGAGGCCGACTCCTGGGAACAGAAAGCCAAGCTTGCCATCAGCAAAGGGCGGGAAGACCTTGCCCGCGCAGCGCTTCAGGAAAAACGCGAGATAGAGGAAGAGCTGGAAGCTGTCAGTGCGGAGCTTGCCGCCACGGATGAGCATATCGCACAGTTGAATGACGAAATCGGTAAGCTCCAGGCAAAGCTGAATGACGCCAAGGCCAAGAAAAAGGCCCTGGTCATGCGAACCCAGACCGTGGAATCACGGATTAAGGTAAAGCGCCAGGTGAATCGTGATGCCTTGGACCAGGCCTTTGGTCGCTTTGAGCATTTTGAGCGGCGTATGGATAACCTGGAAAGCCAGCTTGAAGTCATGGACATGGGCAAGGACGTCGCGCCATCCCTGGCGGCGGAGATCAATGCACTGGAGCAGGACGAGAAAATCACGGCGGAACTGGATCGTCTGAAGGCGGAGCTGGGCGGGTCCGACGCCCCCAAGGATGCCTGA
- the pspB gene encoding envelope stress response membrane protein PspB — protein MELYELLFVPTILFMVIVAPIWIVLHYRSLNRSSRSLNEEDRENVEQILVTVDRLTERIQALESILDSDHGDWRDQEQQETTRRRSS, from the coding sequence ATGGAACTTTACGAACTACTTTTCGTGCCAACGATTCTCTTCATGGTCATCGTTGCTCCGATCTGGATTGTGCTGCACTACCGCAGTCTCAATCGCTCGAGTCGCAGTCTGAACGAGGAAGATCGTGAGAACGTTGAGCAGATCCTGGTAACCGTGGATCGATTGACGGAGCGCATTCAGGCGCTGGAATCGATCCTCGACTCCGATCACGGTGATTGGAGGGATCAGGAGCAACAGGAGACCACCAGAAGGAGAAGCTCATGA
- a CDS encoding PspC domain-containing protein yields MNDYSEEDRRRGRRHRRRHRSGGAQFRHYQERKRHGWGMGLYRNRRDGKICGVAAGIADYWDVADWVVRLIFIGAFLFTGTLAIWAYVAGCLLLSPRPDDRKGRRRKRESAEVSGAVPPSANEEAFGPEMEYDERYHDYRPKKMFRYSDSASVRLSRARERLDQALRRVEDMETYVTSRRFKLNSEISRL; encoded by the coding sequence ATGAACGATTACTCGGAGGAAGATCGACGTCGCGGACGCCGTCATCGCCGCAGGCATCGGAGCGGTGGTGCCCAGTTTCGCCACTATCAGGAGCGCAAGCGTCACGGCTGGGGCATGGGTCTTTACCGGAACCGCCGTGACGGCAAAATCTGCGGGGTTGCTGCGGGCATCGCCGACTACTGGGATGTCGCCGACTGGGTGGTACGCCTGATTTTTATCGGCGCGTTTCTTTTTACCGGCACCCTGGCCATCTGGGCGTACGTGGCGGGATGTCTGCTCCTGAGCCCCCGTCCCGACGACCGCAAAGGCCGTCGCCGCAAGCGGGAATCAGCGGAGGTCTCGGGCGCCGTTCCGCCCTCGGCCAACGAGGAGGCGTTTGGTCCGGAAATGGAGTACGACGAGCGTTATCACGACTATCGTCCCAAAAAGATGTTCCGCTACAGCGACAGCGCGAGTGTGCGCCTCTCCCGGGCCCGGGAGCGACTCGACCAGGCCCTGCGACGCGTTGAAGACATGGAGACCTATGTCACCTCCCGCCGTTTCAAGCTGAATAGTGAGATTTCCAGGCTTTAG
- a CDS encoding lipase family alpha/beta hydrolase, with the protein MGTSRMALFGDVVMPGSEAVDPYHLPPPAAWLALTEPQRVALEVLSLAAVRRMLNNLAPGDGHPVMVLPGFLGSDGYNATLRRFLKSLDYRVYGWGQGQNLGPRGDTLEKLLERVAMLKDRYGQSVSMVGHSLGGIFAREIAREAPDLVRQVVSLGSPFGRGRHSGSYPARLFEALNPTDDLPVALDDLHRAPPVPTTAVYSKGDGIVNWRTAFQNPEFAHESTQNIQVRGSHCGMTVNPTVWYIIADRLRQSVDDWKPFTVSGLATVMVPKHAA; encoded by the coding sequence ATGGGGACAAGTCGGATGGCATTGTTTGGTGATGTCGTCATGCCGGGGTCCGAGGCAGTGGACCCTTACCATCTGCCGCCGCCCGCGGCCTGGCTGGCCCTTACGGAACCCCAGCGGGTGGCGCTGGAGGTGCTTTCTCTCGCGGCGGTGCGCCGCATGCTGAATAACCTTGCGCCGGGTGATGGTCATCCCGTGATGGTCTTACCCGGTTTCCTGGGATCCGATGGCTACAATGCGACCCTCCGGCGCTTTCTGAAAAGCCTCGACTACCGTGTCTATGGCTGGGGTCAGGGGCAAAATCTCGGGCCGAGGGGTGATACCCTCGAAAAACTCCTGGAGCGTGTCGCCATGCTGAAGGATCGCTACGGACAGTCAGTCTCCATGGTGGGCCATAGCCTGGGAGGCATCTTTGCCAGGGAGATTGCGCGGGAGGCCCCGGATCTGGTGAGGCAGGTAGTCTCTCTCGGCAGCCCCTTCGGTCGCGGACGGCACAGCGGCTCCTACCCGGCGCGCCTTTTTGAGGCCCTGAATCCCACCGATGATTTGCCTGTAGCCCTCGATGATCTTCACCGTGCGCCGCCGGTGCCCACCACCGCGGTGTACTCCAAGGGTGACGGTATCGTGAACTGGCGAACAGCATTTCAGAATCCTGAGTTTGCCCACGAGAGCACGCAGAACATTCAGGTGCGCGGTAGTCATTGCGGTATGACCGTAAATCCTACGGTCTGGTATATCATCGCCGACAGGCTTCGTCAGTCCGTGGATGACTGGAAACCCTTTACGGTGAGCGGTCTTGCCACGGTGATGGTGCCCAAGCACGCCGCCTAG
- a CDS encoding alginate export family protein, with amino-acid sequence MMVSLRLGAALMVMTALLLGAGDKTLAQSGDGARGWSFDADLRLRSEYLADSFRLLAPDHDHIQLARTVVGASFEASDWGLRAEVQDSRAWGAKSQSPIGTDDINTLEPINLKLWKRWIREEGSSLTLTAGRLTMDYGSRRLLARNNFRNTSNAFQGVLLTHDAASGTARVFYTLPLQRRPDGLERESLLNREFRLDKAGSSERFWGGSFDHRLSGEKASLGVYLFGSELRDRPSRPVADRDLTTLGSRFLWARGGADFEFEAAYQWGESLPGALSTGDALDHRAWFTHVHAGLDVGPGLNLRLGYDQATGDRDPLDGRNERFDRLYGARAFELGPSGIFGAAVRSNLRAPFLRAQWRATGSQRWLLAYRWLALDAPRDFFVTGARRDVSGESGREIGGQWELSWRWLPEQYAFSVEAGGAYLDKGAYFSGFSQAPLNPAAPDDTHYLYTQLHWRF; translated from the coding sequence ATGATGGTTTCTCTGCGCCTTGGCGCCGCGCTGATGGTGATGACAGCTTTGCTCCTGGGTGCGGGCGATAAAACCCTCGCGCAATCCGGCGACGGGGCCCGGGGTTGGTCCTTTGATGCGGATCTTCGCCTGCGCAGCGAGTATCTTGCCGACTCCTTCCGGTTGCTAGCGCCGGATCATGACCATATTCAACTTGCCCGCACGGTGGTTGGCGCGAGCTTTGAGGCCTCCGACTGGGGGCTTCGGGCCGAGGTGCAGGACAGTCGCGCCTGGGGCGCAAAATCTCAGTCTCCCATCGGCACCGACGACATCAATACCCTGGAGCCCATCAATCTCAAGCTCTGGAAACGCTGGATCCGGGAGGAGGGTAGCTCCCTAACCCTGACCGCCGGTCGTTTAACCATGGACTATGGCAGCCGTCGACTGCTGGCACGCAATAACTTTCGCAATACCAGCAACGCTTTCCAGGGTGTGCTTCTCACCCACGACGCAGCCAGCGGCACTGCCAGAGTTTTTTACACCTTACCCCTGCAGCGGCGCCCCGATGGCCTTGAGCGCGAGTCGCTCCTGAACAGGGAGTTTCGTCTGGATAAAGCGGGCAGTTCAGAACGATTCTGGGGCGGGAGCTTCGATCATCGCCTATCCGGCGAGAAGGCATCCCTTGGGGTGTACCTTTTTGGGAGTGAGCTGAGAGACCGGCCGAGTCGGCCCGTCGCCGACCGCGACCTCACAACGCTGGGCTCGCGTTTTCTTTGGGCCCGGGGCGGGGCTGATTTTGAATTTGAAGCCGCCTATCAGTGGGGAGAGTCCCTGCCGGGCGCGCTCTCGACGGGCGACGCTCTGGATCATCGGGCCTGGTTTACCCATGTGCATGCGGGTCTGGATGTAGGGCCGGGTCTTAATCTCAGGCTGGGCTATGATCAGGCCACGGGCGACCGTGATCCCCTTGATGGGCGAAACGAACGCTTTGACCGCCTCTACGGTGCCCGGGCCTTCGAATTGGGCCCCAGCGGCATCTTTGGCGCAGCGGTGCGCAGCAATCTCCGTGCGCCCTTCCTGCGCGCCCAATGGCGGGCCACGGGCAGTCAGCGTTGGCTGTTGGCCTATCGCTGGCTGGCGCTCGATGCACCGCGAGACTTTTTTGTGACGGGAGCCCGGCGGGATGTCAGTGGAGAGTCCGGTCGTGAGATAGGCGGGCAATGGGAACTCAGCTGGCGATGGCTCCCCGAACAGTATGCCTTCAGCGTAGAGGCGGGGGGCGCCTATCTGGATAAGGGCGCGTATTTCTCCGGTTTCTCTCAAGCGCCTCTGAACCCGGCGGCTCCCGACGATACTCACTATCTCTACACCCAGCTTCACTGGCGTTTCTAG
- a CDS encoding alpha/beta fold hydrolase, with the protein MEAAVVENFGGKGLPLLFAHANGYPPGSYRELFAHLEDRFAINALEHRPLWGGREPPRRLSWQLFASDMLDAIDRHYDEPVWVMGHSMGGTIAALAAQRHPDKIAGLILLDPVFLPDRFVLATRLMPEKRRQKMPMLRRALSRPEHFENHAKAFEFYRGKRAFKGLSDEALTHYVKASKAPLADGGVQLRYSGAWEAAVYGSAPRARPLMKRMLVPTLALRGENSDTLRPEIWSRWQHWQPAASFREIPGGHLFPLEAPLATAKAVSDYIFGD; encoded by the coding sequence GTGGAAGCGGCTGTTGTAGAAAACTTCGGGGGTAAGGGTCTTCCCTTGCTCTTCGCCCATGCCAATGGCTATCCGCCGGGGAGTTACCGGGAACTTTTTGCCCATCTGGAGGATCGCTTTGCCATCAATGCACTCGAGCACCGTCCTCTCTGGGGAGGGCGGGAGCCTCCCCGGCGCCTGAGCTGGCAGCTCTTTGCCAGCGATATGCTCGACGCCATAGATCGCCACTATGACGAACCCGTATGGGTTATGGGTCACAGCATGGGCGGTACCATTGCCGCCCTGGCCGCTCAGCGGCACCCGGATAAAATTGCCGGGCTCATACTTCTGGATCCTGTGTTTCTGCCAGATCGCTTTGTGCTGGCAACGCGCCTCATGCCCGAAAAGCGCCGACAGAAAATGCCCATGCTGCGGCGGGCGCTGTCGCGTCCGGAGCACTTCGAAAACCACGCAAAGGCCTTTGAATTCTATCGCGGAAAACGGGCCTTCAAGGGACTTAGCGATGAGGCATTAACCCACTATGTTAAGGCAAGTAAAGCGCCCCTGGCTGACGGCGGCGTGCAGCTTCGCTATTCCGGTGCCTGGGAAGCCGCGGTCTACGGCAGTGCCCCCCGGGCGCGACCCTTGATGAAACGCATGCTTGTGCCGACGCTGGCCCTGCGGGGAGAAAACAGTGACACGCTCCGGCCGGAGATCTGGTCGCGGTGGCAGCACTGGCAGCCCGCCGCCAGTTTTCGGGAAATTCCCGGGGGGCATCTGTTTCCTCTGGAGGCGCCGCTTGCGACGGCAAAGGCGGTCTCGGATTACATTTTTGGGGATTAA